CCACCGCGGTCGCGGAGCTCGAGGCGGAAGGCCCGCGGGACGCGGGATGGGCGATCACGCAGGCGAAGCGGTTCCTTGACGCAGGCGCGGAGATCGTCATGATCGAGTCGGAAGGGATCACGGAGAGCGTCAAGACGTGGCGCACGGACGTGGCGGCGCGGATCATCGATGCGCTCGGCCTGGAGCGCGTGATGTTCGAGGCGGCCGACCCGGACGTGTTCGGCTGGTACATCAAGAACTACGGACCAGACGTCAATCTCTTCGTGGATCATAGCCAGATCGTGCAGCTCGAGTGTCTCCGGTCGGGGAT
The sequence above is drawn from the Luteitalea sp. genome and encodes:
- a CDS encoding phosphosulfolactate synthase, which produces TAVAELEAEGPRDAGWAITQAKRFLDAGAEIVMIESEGITESVKTWRTDVAARIIDALGLERVMFEAADPDVFGWYIKNYGPDVNLFVDHSQIVQLECLRSGIWGTKSLWGRVFTYKEGP